From one Nonomuraea polychroma genomic stretch:
- a CDS encoding SAM-dependent methyltransferase produces MTEQAPQGVDPHIPNAARMYDYFLGGKNNFKADRDLADLVLSVMPEVKVGARENRALIGRVVRYLCEQGITQFLDLGSGLPAVENVHEVAYRHAPDARVVYVDNDPVVAAHGRAMLANPDRVAIVLGDIRRPEEILKDPEVRGLLDFDRPVAVLMMFILHLIPDEDDPQGFVAAYRDALAPGSYLALSHGTNDVATERVMKVSEFYKRANASFTPRPGREIGAFFGDFELIPPGLATGPGMPWPFTDPGHPLFMDEEMTRMAYAGIGRKP; encoded by the coding sequence ATGACGGAGCAGGCACCGCAGGGCGTAGACCCCCATATCCCGAACGCGGCCCGCATGTACGACTACTTCCTCGGCGGCAAGAACAATTTCAAGGCCGACCGGGACCTCGCGGACCTGGTGCTGAGCGTGATGCCGGAGGTCAAGGTAGGGGCGAGGGAGAACCGGGCGCTGATCGGGCGTGTCGTGCGCTACCTGTGCGAGCAGGGCATCACGCAGTTCCTGGATCTCGGATCGGGATTGCCGGCGGTGGAGAACGTGCACGAGGTGGCCTACCGCCACGCGCCCGACGCACGAGTGGTCTACGTGGACAACGACCCGGTGGTGGCCGCCCACGGCCGCGCGATGCTGGCCAACCCCGACCGGGTGGCCATCGTGCTGGGCGACATACGCCGGCCGGAGGAGATCCTGAAGGACCCGGAGGTGCGCGGCCTGCTGGACTTCGACCGGCCGGTGGCCGTGCTGATGATGTTCATCCTGCATCTCATCCCCGACGAGGACGACCCGCAGGGCTTCGTGGCCGCCTACCGCGATGCCCTCGCGCCCGGCAGCTATCTGGCGCTCTCGCACGGGACCAACGATGTAGCCACCGAGCGGGTGATGAAGGTCAGCGAGTTCTACAAGCGGGCCAACGCCTCGTTCACGCCGCGGCCCGGCAGGGAGATCGGCGCCTTCTTCGGCGACTTCGAGCTCATCCCGCCGGGCCTGGCCACGGGGCCGGGGATGCCGTGGCCTTTCACGGATCCCGGCCACCCGCTGTTCATGGACGAGGAGATGACCCGCATGGCGTACGCGGGCATCGGGCGCAAGCCCTAG
- a CDS encoding N-acetylneuraminate synthase family protein: MRVLAVVPARGGSAGVPLKNLALVGGVPLVTRAVRACVRAELVDQVVVSTDHAQIAETAREAGALVVERPEELSGATASSESAVLHALDALGEDPEVVVLVQCTSAFIDPDDLSAAVRKVLDGEADSVVSGLPTHEFLWTATGGGVNHDPAVRPRRQDRDPEFRENGAFYVMRTSGLREYGHRFFGAIAVQPVPPQHAIEVDNPEDLELVRALAPFVDKPEPIDVDAVITDFDGVHTDDRAYVDSDGREMVLVSRSDGMGVSLLRRSGVKVLIMSTEHNPVVAARARKLGVPVLQGLADKQTVLRDWLRIEGLDPARVAYVGNDVNDLGPMAEVGWPVATPEAHPRVRAAARVVLTRAGGSGAVRELCDRVVAARPERPVLEVKERPSLGPVAIGDVLVGDGEPVYVIGEIGINHNGDLDIARRLIDVAADAGCQAVKFQKRTPAICVPEEQKGQIRQTPWGEMTYLEYKERTEFGRDEYRQIAKYCDERGIHWFASPWDVPSVEFLEEMDVLTHKVASASVADHELLRALAATGKPIILSTGMSTLSEIDAAVEILGTDKLIMMHATSTYPLPPEEANLRTITTLKERYGVPVGYSGHERGLQISLAAVTLGAVTVERHITLDRTMWGSDHAASLEPSGLEHLVRDIRIIEQALGDGVKRVFPGEEAPKARLRRVTV, from the coding sequence TTGCGAGTCTTGGCCGTTGTTCCCGCCCGCGGAGGTTCGGCGGGCGTTCCCCTGAAGAACCTCGCCCTGGTCGGGGGCGTCCCGCTGGTCACCCGCGCGGTGCGGGCCTGCGTGCGCGCCGAGCTCGTGGACCAGGTCGTGGTCAGCACCGACCACGCCCAGATCGCCGAGACCGCCCGCGAGGCCGGCGCGCTCGTCGTCGAGCGTCCCGAGGAGCTCAGCGGCGCGACCGCCTCCAGCGAGTCGGCGGTGCTGCACGCGCTCGACGCCCTCGGGGAGGACCCCGAGGTGGTCGTGCTCGTGCAGTGCACGAGCGCGTTCATCGACCCTGACGACCTGTCGGCCGCCGTGCGCAAGGTGCTCGACGGCGAGGCCGACTCGGTCGTGTCGGGCCTGCCGACGCACGAGTTCCTCTGGACCGCCACCGGCGGCGGCGTCAACCACGACCCCGCCGTCCGCCCGCGCAGGCAGGACCGCGACCCCGAGTTCCGCGAGAACGGCGCCTTCTACGTCATGCGCACCTCCGGCCTGCGCGAGTACGGCCACCGCTTCTTCGGCGCGATCGCCGTGCAGCCGGTGCCGCCGCAGCACGCCATCGAGGTCGACAACCCCGAGGACCTGGAGCTGGTACGCGCGCTCGCGCCGTTCGTCGACAAGCCCGAGCCCATCGACGTCGACGCCGTCATCACCGACTTCGACGGCGTGCACACCGACGACCGCGCCTACGTCGACTCCGACGGCCGCGAGATGGTGCTGGTCAGCCGCTCGGACGGGATGGGCGTGTCGCTGCTGCGCCGCTCCGGCGTCAAGGTCCTGATCATGTCCACCGAGCACAACCCGGTCGTCGCCGCCCGCGCCCGCAAGCTCGGCGTGCCGGTGCTGCAGGGCCTGGCCGACAAGCAGACCGTGCTGCGCGACTGGCTGCGCATCGAGGGCCTCGACCCGGCGCGCGTGGCCTACGTCGGCAACGACGTCAACGACCTGGGCCCGATGGCCGAGGTGGGCTGGCCGGTCGCCACGCCCGAGGCCCACCCGCGGGTGCGCGCCGCCGCCCGGGTCGTGCTGACCAGGGCCGGCGGGTCCGGCGCGGTACGCGAGCTGTGCGACCGCGTCGTGGCCGCCCGCCCCGAGCGGCCGGTCCTGGAGGTCAAGGAAAGGCCCTCGCTCGGCCCGGTCGCTATCGGCGACGTGCTGGTCGGCGACGGTGAGCCCGTCTACGTCATCGGCGAGATCGGCATCAACCACAACGGCGACCTCGACATCGCCCGCAGGCTCATCGACGTGGCCGCCGACGCCGGGTGCCAGGCGGTCAAGTTCCAGAAGCGCACCCCCGCGATCTGCGTGCCCGAGGAGCAGAAGGGCCAGATCAGGCAGACGCCGTGGGGCGAGATGACGTACCTGGAGTACAAGGAGCGGACCGAGTTCGGCCGCGATGAATACCGGCAGATCGCGAAATACTGCGACGAGCGTGGCATCCACTGGTTCGCCTCGCCGTGGGACGTGCCGTCCGTCGAGTTCCTGGAGGAGATGGACGTCCTGACGCACAAGGTGGCCTCGGCCAGCGTGGCCGACCACGAGCTGCTGCGGGCCCTGGCCGCCACCGGCAAGCCGATCATCCTGTCGACCGGGATGTCCACGTTGTCGGAGATCGACGCGGCCGTGGAGATCCTCGGGACCGATAAGCTGATCATGATGCACGCGACGTCCACGTACCCGCTGCCTCCAGAGGAGGCGAACCTGCGCACGATCACCACGCTCAAGGAGCGGTACGGCGTCCCCGTCGGCTACTCCGGCCACGAGCGCGGCCTGCAGATCTCACTGGCCGCCGTCACGCTCGGCGCGGTGACCGTGGAGCGGCACATCACGCTCGACCGGACGATGTGGGGCTCCGACCACGCCGCCTCGCTGGAGCCGTCCGGCCTCGAGCACCTGGTGCGCGACATCCGGATCATCGAGCAGGCCTTGGGCGACGGCGTCAAGCGCGTCTTCCCCGGCGAGGAGGCCCCCAAGGCCCGCCTGCGCCGGGTGACCGTCTGA
- a CDS encoding response regulator — protein sequence MISVLVVEDEEITAEANRIYVERVPGFEVAGVARSGGEALRFLRKRPVDLILLDLYLPDMHGLEVCRAVRAGGLMCDIIAVTSARDLAMVRSAVSLGISQYLLKPFTFATLLEKLTRYARFKEEAGVAVGQGDVDRVLGTLRGSSELPKGMSRDTLDAVAAKLRERPEGMAAQAVADAIGVSRVTARRYLEHLVELGVAARMPQYGAVGRPELLYRIPMES from the coding sequence ATGATCTCGGTGCTGGTGGTCGAGGACGAGGAGATCACCGCCGAGGCCAACCGCATCTACGTGGAGCGGGTGCCGGGCTTCGAGGTGGCCGGGGTGGCCCGCTCCGGCGGCGAGGCGCTGCGCTTCCTGCGCAAGAGGCCCGTCGACCTGATCCTGCTCGATCTGTACCTGCCCGACATGCACGGCCTGGAGGTGTGCCGGGCCGTGCGCGCGGGCGGCCTCATGTGCGACATCATCGCCGTCACCTCCGCCCGCGACCTGGCCATGGTCCGCTCGGCGGTGTCGCTCGGCATCTCCCAGTACCTTCTCAAGCCGTTCACGTTCGCGACATTGCTCGAAAAGCTCACCCGTTACGCCCGGTTCAAGGAGGAAGCGGGGGTCGCCGTCGGCCAGGGCGACGTGGACCGGGTGCTCGGCACCCTCAGAGGCAGCTCGGAGCTGCCGAAAGGCATGTCCAGGGACACCCTCGACGCCGTCGCCGCCAAGCTGCGCGAGCGGCCCGAGGGCATGGCGGCCCAAGCCGTGGCGGACGCGATAGGAGTGTCCCGCGTGACGGCCCGCCGCTACCTGGAACACCTGGTGGAGCTCGGTGTGGCGGCCCGCATGCCGCAGTACGGCGCGGTGGGCCGGCCAGAGCTTCTCTACCGGATCCCCATGGAAAGTTAA
- a CDS encoding glycoside hydrolase family 13 protein has product MLGNDDWWRDAVVYQVYPRSFADANGDGMGDLEGVRDRLDYLAGLGVDAIWLSPFYTSPMADGGYDVADYRDVDPMFGTLADFDALVADAHAKGIRVIVDLVPNHSSDQHPWFKSGLRERYIFRDKPNDWESIFGGPAWTQVEDGQWYLHLFAPEQPDLNWDNPDVRAEFRDVLRFWLDRGVDGFRVDVAHGMIKADGLPDVGPKDGPQAEMLGDEQVPYFDQDGVHDIYREWRPILDSYPGGRMAVAEAWVSSPERLARYVGPDELHQAFNFDFMMADFHAKSFRTVIEKALKEAELVGAPTTWVLSNHDKPRHVTRHGGLARARAATLLMLALPGSAYLYNGEELGLPEVLDLPDELRQDPAFLRRGESRDGCRVPIPWSAAPGCGWRDPWLPIPEEWTGLSAEAQEDDPDSTLNLYRAALRIRKRHPALGGGSLTWLDSSKDVLVIERDPGLVVVLNTGEEPVRLDWTGEVLLSSGPLEADGSVPPDTAVWFQR; this is encoded by the coding sequence ATGCTCGGCAACGACGATTGGTGGCGCGACGCCGTCGTGTACCAGGTCTACCCGCGAAGCTTCGCCGACGCCAACGGCGACGGCATGGGGGACCTCGAAGGCGTGCGCGACCGCCTGGACTATCTCGCCGGCCTGGGCGTGGACGCCATCTGGCTGAGCCCCTTCTACACCTCTCCCATGGCCGACGGCGGCTACGACGTGGCCGACTACCGCGACGTGGACCCCATGTTCGGCACACTGGCCGACTTCGACGCGCTGGTCGCCGACGCCCACGCCAAGGGCATCAGGGTCATCGTGGACCTGGTCCCAAACCACTCCTCCGACCAGCACCCCTGGTTCAAGAGCGGCCTGCGCGAGCGCTACATCTTCCGCGACAAGCCGAACGACTGGGAGTCGATCTTCGGCGGGCCGGCCTGGACGCAGGTCGAGGACGGGCAGTGGTACCTGCACCTGTTCGCGCCCGAGCAGCCGGACCTCAACTGGGACAACCCCGACGTGCGCGCGGAGTTCCGCGACGTCCTGCGCTTCTGGCTGGACCGCGGCGTGGACGGCTTCCGGGTCGACGTGGCGCACGGCATGATCAAGGCCGACGGGCTGCCCGACGTGGGCCCGAAGGACGGGCCGCAGGCCGAGATGCTCGGCGACGAGCAGGTGCCGTACTTCGACCAGGACGGCGTGCACGACATCTACCGCGAGTGGCGGCCGATTCTCGACTCCTACCCGGGCGGGCGGATGGCCGTGGCCGAGGCCTGGGTGTCCTCGCCGGAGCGGCTGGCCCGCTATGTCGGCCCCGACGAGCTGCACCAGGCGTTCAACTTCGACTTCATGATGGCCGACTTCCACGCCAAGTCGTTCCGCACGGTCATCGAGAAGGCGCTCAAGGAGGCCGAGCTGGTGGGCGCGCCCACCACGTGGGTGCTGTCCAACCACGACAAGCCCCGCCACGTCACCCGGCACGGCGGCCTCGCCCGCGCCCGGGCGGCCACGCTGCTCATGCTGGCGCTGCCCGGCTCGGCCTACCTCTACAACGGCGAGGAGCTGGGCCTGCCGGAGGTGCTCGACCTGCCCGATGAGCTGCGCCAGGACCCGGCGTTCCTGCGCCGGGGCGAGAGCCGCGACGGCTGCCGGGTGCCGATCCCGTGGAGCGCCGCCCCTGGCTGCGGCTGGCGGGACCCGTGGCTGCCGATCCCGGAGGAGTGGACCGGGCTGTCGGCCGAGGCCCAGGAGGACGACCCGGACTCCACGCTGAACCTCTACCGGGCGGCGCTGCGCATCCGCAAGCGGCACCCGGCGCTCGGCGGCGGCAGCCTCACGTGGCTCGACTCCTCCAAGGACGTGCTGGTCATCGAGCGTGACCCCGGCCTGGTCGTGGTGCTCAACACCGGCGAGGAGCCGGTGCGGCTCGACTGGACCGGTGAGGTGCTGCTGTCCAGCGGTCCGCTGGAGGCCGACGGATCGGTGCCGCCGGACACCGCGGTCTGGTTCCAACGATGA
- a CDS encoding sensor histidine kinase: MRRWSLAGQMLVLQLLVVLVTATGGAVLALVQAHDLLTHEARSTAEAVAVAVATTPEVLEALDGPDPSARLQPLAEGIRKSTGVDFITIMKTDGTRYTHPNPAEIGRKFRGNIGPALAGRTFTETYTGTLGPSERAVTPVFSDGRVVALVSAGITVERVSGWLRDRLAWGGFIVALALGLGGAGTWLVTARLRRQTHGLGPVELGRIHDHHDAILHAVREGLLLIGKDGTLTLCNDAARHLLGLPDDAEGRNVAELGLTDVLAGEDERVHLVGDRVLAVNSAASRLGTVVTVRDHTELQALSGQLDAERGFADTLRAAAHEAANRLHTVITLVELGRTEQAVALGTAELRAAQELTDRVVGSVREPVLAALLLGKSAEAAERGSELVISEDSELDDLGLDPRELVTIVGNLIDNAIEAATRVEVHLSADDQEVLIRVADNGPGLADPAAFAKGWTTKGDGRGLGLALVGQAVRRLDGTIDVQGSVFTVRLPIPARPHPDREGAR, from the coding sequence ATGCGGCGCTGGAGCCTGGCGGGGCAGATGTTGGTCCTGCAGCTACTGGTGGTGCTGGTCACGGCCACCGGCGGGGCCGTGCTGGCCCTGGTGCAGGCGCACGATCTGCTCACTCACGAGGCCCGGAGCACGGCTGAGGCGGTGGCGGTGGCCGTGGCCACGACGCCCGAGGTGCTGGAGGCCCTGGACGGCCCGGACCCGAGCGCGCGGCTGCAGCCGCTGGCGGAGGGCATACGCAAGAGCACCGGCGTCGACTTCATCACCATCATGAAGACGGACGGAACCCGCTACACCCATCCGAACCCGGCCGAGATCGGCAGGAAATTCCGCGGCAACATCGGGCCGGCGCTGGCGGGCAGGACGTTCACCGAGACCTACACCGGCACACTCGGCCCGTCCGAGCGGGCGGTCACCCCGGTCTTCTCGGACGGCCGGGTGGTCGCGCTGGTCAGTGCGGGCATCACGGTCGAGAGGGTCAGCGGCTGGCTGCGTGACCGGCTGGCCTGGGGCGGGTTCATCGTGGCGCTCGCGCTCGGCCTGGGCGGGGCCGGCACGTGGCTGGTGACCGCGCGGCTGCGCCGCCAGACCCACGGGCTCGGCCCGGTGGAGCTGGGCCGCATCCACGACCACCACGACGCGATCCTGCACGCCGTCAGAGAGGGACTGCTGCTGATCGGCAAGGACGGCACGCTGACGCTGTGCAACGACGCCGCCCGGCACCTGCTCGGCCTGCCCGACGACGCCGAAGGGCGGAACGTGGCCGAGCTCGGGCTCACCGACGTGCTCGCCGGGGAGGACGAACGCGTTCACCTGGTGGGCGACCGCGTCCTGGCCGTCAACAGCGCCGCCAGCCGGCTCGGCACGGTCGTGACCGTACGCGACCACACCGAGCTGCAGGCGCTGAGCGGCCAGCTCGACGCCGAGCGCGGCTTCGCCGACACGCTGCGCGCGGCCGCGCACGAGGCCGCCAACCGGCTGCACACCGTCATCACCCTGGTGGAGCTGGGCCGCACCGAGCAGGCGGTCGCGCTCGGCACCGCCGAGTTGCGCGCCGCGCAGGAGCTGACCGACCGGGTGGTCGGCTCCGTACGCGAGCCGGTGCTCGCGGCGCTGCTGCTGGGCAAGAGCGCCGAGGCCGCCGAACGCGGCAGCGAGCTGGTCATCAGCGAGGACAGCGAGCTGGACGACCTGGGCCTGGACCCGCGGGAGCTGGTCACGATCGTGGGCAACCTCATCGACAACGCCATCGAGGCGGCCACCCGCGTGGAGGTGCACCTGAGCGCGGACGACCAGGAGGTCCTCATCAGGGTCGCCGACAACGGGCCCGGGCTGGCCGACCCGGCGGCGTTCGCCAAGGGCTGGACGACCAAGGGCGACGGCCGCGGGCTCGGCCTCGCGCTCGTCGGGCAGGCGGTGCGCCGGTTGGATGGCACCATCGACGTCCAAGGCTCGGTGTTCACCGTCAGGCTGCCCATCCCGGCGCGGCCGCACCCGGACCGGGAGGGAGCACGATGA
- a CDS encoding cation:dicarboxylate symporter family transporter — translation MRDRTRYLYVAVIVAVLLGILVGFLWPDVGKELKPLGTGFVALIKMVIGPIIFCTIVLGVGSVRQAAKVGKVGGLALGYFIVMSTVALIIGLMVGNIIHPGEGLQLTDAARQAAEAEAAKGAESGSTVDFLLGVIPDTLVSSLTSGSVLQALLVALLTGFALQAMGAKGAPILRGVEHLQRLVFRILAMIMWATPVGAFGAIAAVVGATGIEALKSLAIIMAAFYITCLLFVGAVLGPMLWLVARIKLWSLLRYLGREFLLILSTSSSETALPRLIAKMEHLGVSRTVAGITVPTGYSFNLDGTAIYLTMATLFIASATGSPLEFGEQVALLLFMMVASKGAAGVTGAGLATLAGGLQAHRPELVEGVGFIVGIDRFMSEARALTNFAGNAVATVLVGTWTGEFDKERAGQVLAGHAPFDEASLLDDDEEKPAEPEAGDKELTKV, via the coding sequence ATGCGTGATCGCACTCGCTACCTCTACGTGGCCGTCATCGTGGCGGTCCTCCTCGGCATCCTGGTCGGGTTCCTCTGGCCGGACGTGGGCAAGGAGCTCAAACCGCTCGGCACCGGATTCGTCGCCCTCATCAAGATGGTGATCGGCCCGATCATCTTCTGCACCATCGTGCTCGGCGTCGGCTCGGTCCGGCAGGCGGCCAAGGTCGGCAAGGTCGGCGGTCTGGCGCTCGGCTACTTCATCGTGATGTCCACGGTCGCCCTGATCATCGGCCTCATGGTGGGCAACATCATCCATCCGGGTGAGGGGCTCCAGCTCACCGACGCCGCCCGGCAGGCGGCCGAGGCGGAGGCGGCCAAGGGCGCCGAGAGCGGCAGCACGGTCGACTTCCTGCTCGGCGTCATCCCCGACACGCTGGTGTCGTCGCTGACCTCGGGATCGGTGCTGCAGGCGCTGCTGGTGGCGCTGCTGACCGGGTTCGCGCTGCAGGCCATGGGCGCCAAGGGCGCGCCGATCCTGCGGGGCGTGGAGCACCTGCAGCGGCTCGTGTTCCGGATTCTCGCCATGATCATGTGGGCCACGCCGGTGGGCGCGTTCGGCGCGATCGCCGCCGTCGTGGGGGCCACCGGCATCGAGGCGCTCAAGAGCCTGGCGATCATCATGGCCGCCTTCTACATCACCTGCCTGCTGTTCGTCGGCGCCGTGCTCGGTCCGATGTTGTGGCTGGTCGCCCGGATCAAGCTGTGGTCGCTGCTGCGCTACCTGGGCCGTGAGTTCCTGCTGATCCTGTCCACCTCCTCCTCGGAGACGGCGCTGCCCCGGCTCATCGCCAAGATGGAGCACCTGGGCGTGAGCCGGACCGTGGCCGGCATCACGGTGCCGACGGGCTACTCCTTCAACCTCGACGGCACCGCGATCTACCTGACCATGGCCACGCTGTTCATCGCCTCGGCGACCGGCTCGCCGCTGGAGTTCGGCGAGCAGGTGGCGCTGCTGCTGTTCATGATGGTCGCGTCCAAGGGTGCGGCGGGCGTCACCGGCGCGGGCCTGGCCACGCTTGCCGGCGGTCTGCAGGCGCACCGGCCCGAGCTGGTCGAGGGCGTGGGCTTCATCGTCGGCATCGACCGGTTCATGTCGGAGGCCAGGGCGCTGACGAACTTCGCCGGCAACGCCGTCGCCACCGTGCTCGTCGGCACCTGGACGGGCGAGTTCGACAAGGAACGCGCCGGCCAGGTGCTGGCCGGGCACGCCCCGTTCGACGAGGCCTCGCTGCTCGATGACGACGAGGAGAAGCCGGCCGAGCCGGAGGCGGGCGACAAGGAGCTGACGAAGGTCTAG
- a CDS encoding sensor histidine kinase, with amino-acid sequence MSALWARSLRGRVTLIATAVAALVLIPVSVGAVLVTKSLVEASVYEATRDTAERIAYEMRSGALPLGASIPVPDPSVDLIQIVGADGRLLATSDAARNLPPLSDVRPTDENRVISATNCLPTECVHLSAVRVSKFTDSPVVYAGRSTPDLLATRMFEVIVFGEIAVLIGLAGWATWLVTGQALRPVATMRAELDAVHAGDLSSRVSEPPGEDEVAELARSVNSTLARLERSAEQQRQFASDASHELRTPIAGLRAQLESAQLYPEDTDVETLVCSALRDTDRLEAIITDLLLLARIGSRVDVAKERVDLAELVRQELSVRADKLPVRADLVEGVQVDGVRLQLARVLTNLLDNAQRHAEHYVQVTVSKEDGMAVLAVENDGVEIAAEDRERIFERFTRLDAARSRDAGGTGLGLAIARDVAMAHRGQITVEDCPGGARFVLRLPAV; translated from the coding sequence GTGTCTGCCCTCTGGGCGAGGTCCTTGCGGGGCCGCGTCACCCTCATCGCGACGGCCGTAGCCGCCCTCGTGCTCATCCCCGTGAGCGTCGGGGCGGTGCTCGTGACCAAGTCCCTGGTCGAGGCGAGCGTGTACGAGGCCACCAGGGACACCGCCGAGCGCATCGCGTACGAGATGCGCAGCGGCGCGCTGCCCCTGGGCGCCTCCATCCCCGTGCCCGACCCGTCGGTGGATCTCATCCAGATCGTCGGGGCGGACGGGCGGCTCCTGGCCACCAGTGACGCCGCCAGGAACCTGCCGCCGCTCAGCGACGTGCGTCCCACGGACGAGAACCGGGTCATCAGCGCCACCAACTGCCTGCCGACCGAGTGCGTGCACCTGTCGGCGGTCCGGGTGAGCAAGTTCACCGACTCCCCCGTCGTCTACGCCGGCCGCAGCACGCCCGATCTGCTCGCCACGCGCATGTTCGAGGTGATCGTCTTCGGCGAGATCGCCGTGCTGATCGGGCTGGCCGGATGGGCCACCTGGCTGGTCACGGGCCAGGCGCTGCGCCCGGTGGCGACCATGCGCGCGGAGCTGGACGCCGTGCACGCCGGCGACCTGAGCAGCCGCGTCAGCGAGCCGCCGGGCGAGGACGAGGTGGCGGAGCTCGCCAGGTCGGTCAACAGCACGCTGGCCCGGCTCGAACGCTCCGCCGAGCAGCAGCGGCAGTTCGCCTCCGACGCCTCGCACGAGCTGCGCACTCCCATCGCCGGGCTGCGGGCCCAGCTCGAGAGCGCCCAGCTCTACCCCGAGGACACCGACGTCGAGACGCTCGTCTGCAGTGCCCTGCGGGACACCGACCGCCTGGAGGCCATCATCACGGACCTGCTCCTGCTGGCCAGGATCGGCTCCCGGGTGGACGTGGCCAAGGAGCGGGTGGACCTGGCCGAGCTGGTGCGCCAGGAGCTGTCCGTCCGCGCCGACAAGCTCCCCGTGCGCGCCGACCTGGTCGAGGGGGTGCAGGTGGATGGCGTACGGCTGCAGCTGGCCAGGGTGCTGACGAACCTGCTGGACAACGCCCAGCGGCACGCCGAGCACTACGTCCAGGTCACCGTGTCCAAGGAGGACGGCATGGCGGTGCTGGCGGTGGAGAACGACGGCGTGGAGATCGCCGCGGAGGACCGCGAGCGCATCTTCGAGCGCTTCACCCGCCTGGACGCCGCCCGCAGCCGCGACGCGGGCGGCACCGGCCTGGGCCTGGCCATCGCGCGGGACGTGGCGATGGCGCACCGCGGCCAGATCACCGTGGAGGACTGCCCGGGCGGCGCGAGGTTCGTCCTGCGACTTCCCGCCGTTTAG